In Virgibacillus sp. NKC19-16, a single genomic region encodes these proteins:
- a CDS encoding DUF2626 domain-containing protein produces the protein MDRMFRVLAFWTGIFTVMFYVGDMLQTALLFLIQTAFFLTLSYLKLSERMYMYLFGAYLTVFMVGFTWYSEFILVPGFGH, from the coding sequence ATGGATCGAATGTTTCGTGTGCTTGCCTTTTGGACGGGTATTTTTACAGTAATGTTTTATGTTGGCGATATGCTACAAACAGCACTATTATTCCTGATTCAAACGGCGTTTTTCCTTACATTAAGTTACTTAAAATTATCCGAACGCATGTATATGTATTTATTCGGGGCTTATCTTACCGTATTCATGGTTGGCTTTACATGGTATTCCGAATTTATACTTGTACCCGGTTTCGGACACTAA
- a CDS encoding LTA synthase family protein, with product MNAKRTKVPLYIIATFLVGLKIYIAYRFMFSMEIENPMQELILFVNPFVSVFLVFAISVWFKKQSRQMKFIRYTAFILTFILFANLVFYRSFNDFITIPTLFQGSNMADLGSSILTLIQPYDILLFVDVILIWYLSKKKEDVLSVGYQRSGKVFALAMSFVLLAGNFFLAEMERPQLFTRGFDREYLVKNIGLFNFHIYDIVMQSKTESQRVFADGNELPEIQNYIDENVKSDEKSDLHGIAEDRNVIFISAESIQSFVINNEVNGEEVTPFLNSLTEDEDTYYFENFYEQTGQGNTSDSEFLVENSLYPLSRGAVFFTHGGNEYNGLPEILGQEGYHTSVMHANNKSFWNREGMYNSLGLDKFYGEEAYEVSEENSIGWGLKDKPFFEQSMKYLQSQEEPFYTKFITLTNHFPFNLDEEDSSIEPFDSNSNTLNNYFPTVRYTDEAIEDFFNQLKESDLYEDSIFVIMGDHIGISANHNKAMSQYLDKEEITPYDQVQLQRVPFFLHIPGHGEGEVKSEVTGQIDVKPTLLNLLGVEAENDLYFGNDMFSDDRKGYIALRNGDFISDEYISTSGVCYDRQTGEPIEAEEEEANANNESGSTNACAPISEQVDKELGYSDDLIYGDLLRFMDFEEEE from the coding sequence ATGAATGCAAAGCGAACTAAAGTACCATTGTATATAATTGCAACATTTTTAGTTGGGTTAAAAATATATATCGCGTACCGGTTTATGTTTTCGATGGAAATAGAAAATCCAATGCAGGAATTAATTTTATTTGTCAATCCATTTGTTTCTGTTTTTCTTGTATTTGCTATAAGTGTATGGTTTAAAAAACAGTCCCGTCAAATGAAATTTATAAGATATACAGCGTTTATTCTAACGTTTATTTTGTTTGCTAATCTAGTATTCTATCGGTCATTTAATGATTTTATCACCATACCAACGCTATTTCAGGGAAGTAATATGGCTGATTTAGGATCAAGTATTTTAACTTTGATCCAACCGTATGATATTTTACTTTTTGTTGATGTTATCCTAATTTGGTATTTAAGTAAAAAGAAAGAGGATGTTCTGTCAGTTGGGTACCAGAGAAGCGGCAAAGTATTCGCACTTGCTATGTCATTTGTATTACTAGCAGGTAACTTTTTCTTAGCGGAGATGGAAAGACCACAGCTATTCACACGTGGATTTGACCGCGAGTATTTAGTTAAGAATATCGGATTGTTTAACTTTCACATCTATGATATTGTTATGCAATCAAAAACGGAATCACAACGTGTGTTTGCAGATGGTAATGAGTTGCCTGAAATTCAGAACTATATTGATGAGAATGTAAAAAGTGATGAAAAATCAGATTTGCATGGTATAGCTGAAGATAGGAACGTTATTTTTATTAGTGCTGAATCTATTCAAAGTTTTGTTATAAATAATGAGGTGAACGGTGAAGAAGTTACGCCATTTTTGAATAGCTTAACAGAAGATGAAGACACCTATTATTTTGAAAACTTTTATGAACAAACAGGGCAGGGGAACACCTCAGATTCTGAATTCCTTGTAGAAAATTCACTTTATCCTTTATCAAGGGGCGCTGTTTTCTTCACACATGGAGGAAATGAATATAATGGGCTTCCGGAAATATTGGGACAGGAGGGTTATCATACCTCTGTAATGCACGCGAATAATAAAAGTTTCTGGAACCGTGAGGGGATGTACAATAGTTTAGGTCTTGATAAGTTTTACGGTGAAGAAGCTTACGAAGTGTCTGAGGAAAACTCCATTGGATGGGGATTAAAGGATAAACCATTTTTTGAACAATCGATGAAGTATCTACAGTCACAGGAAGAACCGTTTTATACTAAGTTTATTACGTTAACAAATCACTTCCCGTTTAATTTAGATGAAGAAGATAGTTCCATTGAGCCCTTTGATTCTAATTCGAATACGCTGAATAACTACTTCCCGACAGTTAGATATACGGACGAGGCTATTGAAGACTTTTTCAATCAATTAAAAGAAAGTGACTTATATGAGGATTCGATATTTGTCATAATGGGTGACCATATCGGTATTAGTGCAAACCACAACAAAGCGATGAGTCAGTATTTAGATAAAGAAGAAATTACGCCATATGATCAGGTGCAATTACAACGTGTACCATTCTTCCTCCACATCCCTGGACATGGGGAAGGCGAAGTCAAATCTGAAGTTACAGGACAAATTGATGTGAAGCCTACGTTATTGAACCTATTGGGAGTTGAAGCTGAAAATGATCTTTATTTCGGTAATGATATGTTCTCAGATGATCGAAAAGGGTATATCGCATTAAGAAATGGCGACTTTATTAGCGATGAGTATATTTCTACGAGCGGCGTATGCTATGACAGGCAGACAGGGGAACCTATAGAAGCAGAAGAGGAAGAAGCGAATGCTAATAATGAGTCAGGTTCAACAAATGCATGTGCCCCAATAAGCGAACAGGTTGATAAAGAATTAGGATACTCAGATGACTTAATTTATGGTGACTTGTTACGATTTATGGACTTCGAGGAAGAGGAGTAA
- a CDS encoding type II secretion system protein → MKNNGFTLIEVLVASSVLMMVISTVVPIISLITEHQSLLSDRRTFNYYLHDELQPYLHQQETALPTNYSETIHNKTVTFEFQMVNELVKGCAEWQNVKNNNEVICLYGYREK, encoded by the coding sequence TTGAAGAATAATGGATTTACGCTAATTGAGGTTTTAGTAGCATCGAGTGTACTCATGATGGTTATCTCAACCGTTGTGCCTATCATTTCGCTTATCACAGAACATCAATCACTTTTAAGTGATAGACGCACGTTCAATTACTACTTACATGATGAATTACAGCCATATCTTCATCAGCAAGAAACTGCATTGCCAACAAATTACAGTGAAACGATTCACAATAAAACAGTCACATTTGAATTTCAGATGGTAAATGAATTAGTCAAAGGATGTGCAGAGTGGCAAAATGTCAAAAACAACAATGAAGTTATATGCTTGTATGGCTATAGGGAAAAATGA
- a CDS encoding DUF2759 family protein, translating into MHTILAILFLFVALLSVVSIIRQLKYKNMLALGFSVITTLAFGFFSIATIISEISGS; encoded by the coding sequence ATGCATACCATATTGGCAATTCTATTTTTATTTGTTGCTCTTCTATCTGTTGTATCCATCATTCGTCAACTTAAATACAAAAACATGTTGGCATTAGGATTTTCAGTAATCACAACTTTAGCATTTGGTTTTTTCTCAATTGCCACCATCATTTCAGAGATTTCTGGTTCATAA
- a CDS encoding MBL fold metallo-hydrolase: MHIKSMSLGPLGTNCYIVYDDRNALIIDPGGEANIVIDFLNKEKLSPQAILLTHAHFDHIGAVENLRLFYGLDVYLHKNEASWLEDPRLNGSISFTGEEIKTKQAEYMIDPGEMKIASFNFEAVHTPGHSPGSVSFIFKDEGFVIAGDVLFQQGIGRTDLPGGDMKQLEASIRRRLYQLDNRFVVYPGHGPRTTIGNEKVNNPFVR; encoded by the coding sequence ATGCATATAAAAAGTATGTCTTTAGGTCCACTGGGTACGAATTGTTATATAGTATATGATGATCGCAATGCTTTAATTATCGATCCAGGAGGGGAAGCGAATATAGTAATTGATTTTTTAAATAAAGAAAAGTTGTCTCCTCAAGCTATTTTATTAACTCATGCGCATTTTGATCATATAGGGGCAGTAGAGAATTTGCGTCTTTTTTATGGGTTGGACGTTTATTTACATAAAAATGAAGCATCCTGGTTGGAAGACCCACGTTTAAATGGTTCCATATCTTTCACAGGGGAAGAAATAAAAACAAAGCAGGCAGAATATATGATAGACCCCGGTGAAATGAAAATAGCCTCTTTTAATTTTGAGGCCGTTCATACACCAGGACATTCTCCGGGAAGTGTTAGTTTCATTTTTAAAGATGAAGGTTTTGTTATTGCCGGGGACGTATTATTTCAACAAGGAATTGGTCGAACTGACTTGCCGGGTGGGGATATGAAGCAATTAGAAGCCAGTATACGCAGGCGCCTTTATCAATTAGACAACAGATTTGTCGTTTATCCTGGACATGGACCAAGAACAACAATAGGTAACGAAAAAGTGAATAATCCGTTTGTAAGATAA
- a CDS encoding ROK family glucokinase produces MNKIIIGVDIGGTTVKIGFINDSGEILNKWEIPTNKSNAGMSIIDDIWQSIRLQLTELNLDTDMILGIGVGAPGFIDGDNGFVYEAVNIGWENFELAKQLKDKSEVPVFVENDANIAVLGENWKGAGNQARNVIAITLGTGVGGGIIANGAILNGENGMAGEIGHTTIDPKGYLCNCGRKGCLETIASATGIARQAMDKVKNNPTSTLADHYRQTGTVSAKDVFDLAKNGDTDCKHIIHDTADTLGLFIANMGTTINPSKVLIGGGVSKAGDQLLREIKNAFHKYALPRVSNICEIKIAQLGNDAGIIGGAFFVKQKLLDITF; encoded by the coding sequence TTGAATAAAATAATAATTGGTGTAGATATTGGTGGAACGACAGTTAAAATTGGTTTTATTAACGATAGCGGTGAAATTCTAAATAAATGGGAGATACCAACCAATAAATCGAATGCAGGAATGTCCATCATTGATGACATCTGGCAGTCGATTCGTCTTCAGTTAACAGAATTGAATTTGGATACAGACATGATATTAGGTATTGGTGTAGGTGCACCTGGTTTTATCGATGGTGACAATGGTTTTGTTTACGAAGCAGTAAATATTGGCTGGGAAAATTTTGAATTGGCAAAACAACTGAAAGATAAGTCCGAGGTGCCGGTATTTGTGGAAAATGATGCAAATATTGCTGTATTAGGTGAAAACTGGAAGGGCGCCGGTAATCAGGCAAGAAATGTAATTGCCATTACACTCGGCACTGGCGTTGGTGGTGGAATAATTGCGAATGGCGCGATACTAAATGGAGAAAACGGCATGGCAGGTGAGATTGGCCATACAACGATAGATCCAAAGGGTTATCTATGCAATTGTGGTCGCAAAGGCTGTTTGGAAACCATTGCTTCCGCTACAGGTATAGCACGTCAGGCTATGGATAAAGTCAAAAATAACCCGACAAGCACGTTAGCAGATCATTACCGGCAAACAGGGACTGTATCTGCAAAAGATGTATTTGATCTAGCCAAAAATGGAGACACTGACTGCAAACATATTATCCATGACACTGCAGATACACTAGGATTGTTCATTGCAAATATGGGGACAACTATTAATCCTTCTAAGGTTCTTATTGGTGGAGGTGTCTCCAAAGCAGGAGATCAATTACTACGTGAAATTAAAAATGCATTTCATAAATATGCCTTGCCTCGTGTAAGTAATATTTGTGAAATAAAGATAGCCCAACTAGGAAATGATGCCGGAATTATTGGCGGTGCATTTTTTGTCAAACAAAAATTATTAGATATAACATTTTAG
- a CDS encoding helix-turn-helix transcriptional regulator, producing the protein MENTLKVTNVLSDPTRYNIYQYIIKHHKEVSVVEIAGEFDIYPNVARLHLLKLEDVNMVVSYSQKTGKGGRPSRLYRLSDKVVELNFPHQDYKLLSTIALESFAELGDPGKQALYNTGEKYGTKIIEHYNTSAVAQELNIDQKIHILQNAGTMLGMYPNFVHHPETNSISFQIINCPFKEIASKNHTMVCKMHHSFLKGCLKHYLQKLI; encoded by the coding sequence ATGGAAAATACACTAAAGGTTACAAATGTCCTAAGTGATCCGACGAGGTACAATATTTACCAATATATAATTAAACACCATAAAGAGGTTAGTGTAGTAGAAATCGCTGGAGAATTTGATATTTACCCAAATGTAGCACGACTCCATTTATTGAAGTTAGAAGATGTTAACATGGTTGTTTCCTATTCTCAAAAGACCGGGAAAGGAGGAAGACCAAGTAGATTATATCGCTTATCAGATAAGGTCGTTGAACTGAATTTTCCACACCAGGACTATAAACTACTTTCTACAATTGCGCTTGAGTCATTTGCAGAACTGGGTGACCCCGGTAAACAAGCATTGTATAACACAGGAGAAAAATATGGAACAAAAATAATTGAACATTACAATACGTCAGCCGTAGCCCAAGAACTCAATATTGATCAAAAAATACACATTTTACAAAACGCAGGAACAATGTTAGGAATGTATCCTAATTTTGTTCATCATCCGGAGACGAATAGTATTTCATTTCAAATTATTAATTGCCCGTTTAAGGAAATTGCTTCAAAAAATCATACAATGGTTTGTAAAATGCATCATTCTTTTTTAAAGGGATGTTTGAAGCATTATTTACAGAAATTGATCTAA
- a CDS encoding rhomboid family intramembrane serine protease: protein MYLDENYTMYKMAYHLVVNDHFDVLEINEKDEEVWLEKYEKNTSTVVRIIHKGFDWKNHLKKDIALTFQKAKAMKRLLAGKHVALYNVYVSSHVPVDDWEVLRKPMQLKERNPVKMKVYYLAEDDLTEEKKRLFTDLNSSSTSSPDALSETAKEEKAQNYKRFLTNALLRQRQEAENVFSFGKPFLTYFLLVINIILFFMLESNGSSTSIDNLIEFGAKYNPAIIEDGQWWRIISSMFLHIGFLHLFMNMLAVYYLGTLVERIYGSWRFLIIYFLAGISGGLASFAFTTNVSAGASGALFGLFGAIVFFGFIYKKLFFQTIGSGVLLLIGINIVFGFTIPQIDMGAHLGGLIGGFIASAIIHLPKNKSLRIQLLAFIVYLIMISGLVAFGVQNNVNSQSYQLMKMEELLMEDNYEEVVNIATQALELSGDHEAAVLFQRSYAYIEMNQIDQAIEDLENSIEYDDALPEAYYNLALLYYNTGESDKAEEMVETAYEMNPDDEDFIDLYEEITGKNAS from the coding sequence ATGTATCTTGATGAAAATTATACCATGTACAAAATGGCGTATCATTTGGTTGTTAATGATCATTTTGATGTACTGGAGATAAATGAGAAAGATGAAGAAGTTTGGTTGGAAAAGTATGAAAAAAATACATCAACTGTAGTTCGTATTATACATAAAGGATTTGATTGGAAAAATCATTTAAAAAAAGATATCGCACTGACATTTCAAAAAGCCAAAGCCATGAAGCGCCTGTTGGCTGGTAAACATGTGGCGTTGTATAATGTTTATGTGTCCTCACATGTTCCAGTGGACGACTGGGAAGTTTTAAGGAAACCAATGCAATTAAAAGAAAGAAATCCAGTAAAAATGAAAGTATATTATTTAGCTGAAGATGACTTAACAGAAGAAAAGAAAAGGCTCTTTACAGATCTTAATTCCTCTTCCACTTCAAGTCCAGATGCGCTTTCTGAAACTGCAAAAGAAGAAAAGGCCCAAAATTATAAACGATTTTTAACCAATGCTTTGCTCCGTCAAAGACAAGAAGCTGAAAATGTATTTTCGTTTGGCAAACCATTCCTTACTTATTTTCTACTGGTTATAAATATTATCCTATTTTTTATGCTTGAAAGCAACGGCAGCAGCACATCCATCGATAACTTGATCGAATTCGGTGCAAAGTATAATCCGGCAATCATTGAAGACGGGCAGTGGTGGCGTATTATAAGCTCCATGTTTCTGCATATTGGATTCTTGCACCTATTTATGAATATGCTGGCAGTATACTATTTAGGAACATTGGTAGAAAGGATTTACGGTTCATGGCGCTTTCTTATCATTTATTTTCTTGCAGGCATCAGTGGGGGACTTGCAAGCTTTGCATTTACTACAAATGTATCGGCCGGTGCATCCGGTGCACTATTTGGCTTATTCGGGGCAATAGTCTTTTTCGGTTTCATTTATAAAAAACTATTTTTTCAAACCATAGGTAGTGGTGTATTATTATTAATAGGAATTAATATTGTATTTGGTTTTACTATTCCACAAATTGACATGGGGGCCCATCTTGGCGGATTGATTGGAGGTTTTATTGCATCAGCTATTATTCATCTGCCGAAAAATAAAAGCTTGCGAATACAACTTTTAGCGTTTATCGTTTATCTGATTATGATTTCTGGATTGGTTGCATTTGGCGTGCAAAATAATGTGAACAGCCAATCCTATCAATTAATGAAGATGGAAGAATTGCTAATGGAAGACAACTACGAAGAAGTGGTAAATATCGCTACGCAGGCGCTGGAGTTATCAGGAGACCATGAAGCAGCCGTATTATTTCAACGTTCCTATGCTTACATTGAAATGAATCAAATTGACCAGGCAATAGAGGATTTAGAGAACAGCATCGAATATGATGATGCTTTGCCAGAAGCCTACTATAACTTGGCGCTCCTTTATTATAATACGGGAGAGTCGGATAAAGCAGAAGAAATGGTGGAAACGGCCTATGAAATGAACCCAGATGATGAGGATTTTATAGACTTATACGAGGAAATTACAGGCAAGAACGCCAGCTAA
- a CDS encoding competence type IV pilus minor pilin ComGF, producing the protein MSKTTMKLYACMAIGKNERGFTLVSILFSISIIAITLPFTGYLIHTITGSSSQYEEVSTQQFFHFLRDDAIKATSFAIESSSLTLTIDDETTATIEMYGEHIRRRTNRGGHEIYLRDVEDITFTELPYGIHATVTSMQGEHYEKTIIFYE; encoded by the coding sequence ATGTCAAAAACAACAATGAAGTTATATGCTTGTATGGCTATAGGGAAAAATGAACGGGGATTTACACTCGTTTCTATCTTATTCAGTATTTCCATTATAGCTATAACCCTACCTTTTACAGGCTATTTAATCCATACCATTACGGGTAGTTCTTCCCAATATGAAGAAGTATCCACTCAACAATTCTTTCATTTTTTACGAGACGACGCCATTAAAGCAACAAGTTTTGCAATTGAATCATCTTCATTAACGCTTACAATTGATGATGAAACAACTGCTACTATTGAAATGTACGGGGAGCACATTCGGAGGAGAACCAATCGTGGAGGACATGAAATATATTTACGCGATGTAGAAGATATAACTTTCACAGAACTTCCTTATGGTATACATGCAACAGTCACTTCAATGCAAGGAGAGCATTATGAAAAAACAATTATCTTTTATGAATAA
- the comGD gene encoding competence type IV pilus minor pilin ComGD, which produces MKKQSGFTLVELLLVLSILSILLLLSVPLNISGLQKHQDKQFLETFQYDVLYIQNLAATTTDDKRVYIRFHNDRYEIIVERKTLETRYYPDGWEVDPRAMGELSFKSTGTIRQPGRIKMTSKHDTYFVVFPLGKGRGYVVEE; this is translated from the coding sequence ATGAAAAAACAGAGCGGATTCACATTGGTCGAATTACTTTTGGTTCTGTCCATCTTGTCCATTCTATTACTGCTAAGTGTTCCATTGAATATTTCCGGTTTACAAAAACACCAGGATAAGCAATTTTTGGAAACATTTCAATATGACGTTTTGTATATCCAAAATCTAGCAGCGACAACCACTGATGATAAAAGAGTATACATCAGATTTCATAATGACCGCTATGAAATTATAGTTGAAAGAAAAACACTTGAGACTAGATACTACCCCGATGGATGGGAAGTGGATCCACGGGCAATGGGAGAGTTATCTTTCAAATCGACTGGAACGATAAGGCAACCAGGCAGGATAAAAATGACCTCAAAGCATGATACCTACTTCGTTGTCTTTCCACTAGGGAAAGGAAGAGGTTATGTTGTTGAAGAATAA